Proteins encoded together in one Nitrospira sp. window:
- a CDS encoding Slp family lipoprotein, whose amino-acid sequence MRITGLIVLGVWLGACSATPMFPPAVTKDVEANTFDAKAWEQEAYQLSRTTFVPHKVELAGEIIRVIHQSERLVILAEERPLDTRLASSPTSDQQDGAPWFAVTFQGPVEPRMLQAGNRLFVIGTTYQAGPEMFGGAPRMLPHLRAQCLHIWDTEGVKNKYWISNSGSVQYPPEERTICLEAKPSGSSPVGSDDEKTVSGGS is encoded by the coding sequence ATGCGTATCACTGGATTGATCGTGCTAGGTGTGTGGTTGGGGGCATGCTCAGCCACCCCGATGTTTCCTCCCGCGGTGACGAAAGACGTCGAAGCCAATACGTTTGACGCCAAGGCTTGGGAGCAAGAGGCCTATCAGCTCTCGCGCACTACCTTTGTCCCGCACAAGGTGGAGTTGGCCGGTGAGATCATACGAGTCATACATCAATCGGAGCGTCTGGTCATTCTGGCCGAAGAGAGACCTCTGGATACTCGACTTGCGTCGAGCCCAACGAGCGACCAACAGGACGGCGCACCCTGGTTCGCCGTCACCTTCCAGGGGCCTGTGGAGCCAAGAATGTTGCAGGCAGGGAATCGGCTCTTTGTGATCGGCACCACGTACCAAGCCGGCCCAGAAATGTTCGGCGGCGCGCCACGGATGTTGCCCCATCTGAGAGCGCAATGCCTTCACATTTGGGATACTGAAGGAGTGAAGAACAAGTATTGGATTTCCAATTCAGGCTCGGTCCAATACCCTCCGGAAGAACGCACCATCTGTCTTGAGGCCAAGCCGTCCGGGTCATCGCCCGTGGGGAGTGACGATGAGAAGACGGTCTCCGGTGGCTCGTAG
- a CDS encoding response regulator: MTVHRTCVLVVDDEETVRRLIIEYLEQHAITVVAVEDGLQALRVLHERSFDAVITDLYVPYLDGFDLLCQCRLVWPQLPVILMFGSLVDEIVQLALIEGAAACLPKPINTRKLIEVLREVIMRPGSLVEATRVT; the protein is encoded by the coding sequence ATGACGGTACATCGCACATGTGTGTTAGTCGTCGATGATGAGGAGACGGTGCGCCGTCTCATTATTGAGTATCTTGAGCAGCACGCGATTACCGTGGTGGCAGTAGAGGATGGATTGCAAGCCTTGAGGGTACTCCACGAACGTTCGTTCGATGCCGTGATTACAGATCTCTATGTGCCGTACCTTGATGGCTTTGATCTCCTCTGCCAATGTCGTCTTGTATGGCCTCAACTGCCCGTCATTCTTATGTTCGGTAGCCTCGTCGATGAGATCGTTCAGCTGGCGCTGATTGAAGGAGCTGCCGCCTGTCTACCTAAACCAATCAACACGAGGAAGCTGATCGAGGTCCTGCGTGAGGTTATCATGCGTCCCGGCTCTCTCGTGGAGGCGACAAGGGTGACCTGA